A window of Adhaeribacter arboris genomic DNA:
CGGAACATAATGCGTATCATTTAGGGGAAATTGTTGTGTTACGCCGGCTTTTAGGGCATTGGCAGTAAGTTCCGATTTTTTGTTTGTCATTTTTTTCTTCTTTTTACTGTGCTGATGCAGTTAAGGTAGTTTACCTTATAGGAGGGTCTTACATCTTCAATTCTTTAATCAGTTTTATTCTGTTTGTTCCGTTGAGACTGGCACAATCTCAACGGAAATAAATAAAAATTGGAAGAAACAAGAAAAAAATTATCCCGCTTCGCGGCCATTATCCTGATTATTCAGATTAAGATTATGCGGCGCGGCATTGCGGCTTAACAATATTTCCCGGATACGGTCCACGTGAACTTTCATTTCATTAGCGCGTTCCTGTTGCATTTCGGCCCAGCGGGTTTGACCTTTACCCCGGTCTTGAGCCGCCATGGTCATCAGCATGGTGCGGCGTTCTTCCAGAATCCGCATCTACACCCATAACGTTTCTTCCAGGGCCGAATTCATATTCTGCAGCAAACTTTCTTCGTTGTAAGCGTGACCGGAGTGGCACCGGAACCGGGTTACCTTACCTTGGTTTAATTCCCAAAGTCCGCCGCCACACTCCGGACAACTGTAACTGGCACGATTTCCTAACGCATCCATATTTTTAATACTACTCATGGTACTGCTAGTCATTACCCGTTCAACCATTTGAGCTTCATCAATTATATCCTGCGGTACGGTAACACTATCAGCTGAAGGGGTACGGCTGAGTTGGTAAAGCAAAGTGCCCATTTCTCGTACAGGAACCACGTAGTCAATGCTTACATTACGAATAGCACTCCGGGGCATGTCCGGGTGCTCGGCGTCGTGAGGGTCTTGTACTACGGTAAAACCGCCACTGCGTTTTATTGCTTCCATACCCACCGTGCCGTCGTTCATCATACCTGTTAAGATGACGCCAATTACCCGCGACCCGTGATAAGCTGCCGCCGACCGGAATAAAGGATCTATGGCCGGGCGGAATTGGTTTTCGCGGGGTCCCTTCACCACCAAAATGCGCTTTTTCGTGAGCAAGATGTGGCGATCGGCCGGGGCCAGATACACGGTATGCGGTAGAATTATGTCGTCGTGTTCGGCTATTTTTACCTGTAATCCGGTATGCTTGGCCATGCGCTTCACCAGGTGCTGGCTAGAAGAGTCGATGCTTAAATGTTGCACGATAAAAATAGAAGCCGGTATTTCATCCGGCAGTTGTTCCAGCAGTTTACAAATAGCTTCCATACCGCCGGCCGAGGTTCCTATTACCACAATATCATGAGCATCAGTAAACATGCCGATTAGCTTTAATTTAAAAATGTAGATGTAAACCTAAAATTAGCTTCTAACTAAACGTTTTTAAACCGACTTCGGATAAGTAATTTACCAATAATGTGGGCGTATTCTTTAAAATTTTAATTTCTCCGTATAAATAGCTAGGCTTAAAATGGCAGGGTCTGGTACATATACGTAAAACTACCGGAATATGTAAAACATCCGTTTGCAATCGCTATCTTAACCATTTCTTGCCTATTTAGATAATGAGTAACTCCGAAGATAAAAATGCAAAGGATATTTTACCGGCAGACGCAAACGGTAAAATGCAGGATAAAAACCCGTATGTAATTGGCATTGGGGCCTCGGCCGGGGGATTGCAAGCCTTGCAAACTTTATTTGAGCATATTCCGCCGGATAGTGTATCGTACGTAGTGGTGCAGCATTTATTACCCGATCACCGCAGCATTTTAACCGAAATTCTCGCCCGGGAATCGGTATTAAAAATTCAGGATGCCGAGAATGGCATGCCTGTACAAGAGAACCAGGTATACATTATGCCCCCGGATAAGAAAATTACTATCCGGAACAATGTATTATACTTAAGTGAGCGGCCGGATAACACCGCTAATTACGGGTCTATAAACACTTTTTTTAAATCATTAGCCGCCGATAAGGGAAACAAAGCCATTGGCATTGTATTATCGGGCACCGGTACCGATGGTACCGAAGGCATTGCCGCCATAAAAAAAGCCGGGGGTTTGGTGCTGGTGCAAGACCCGGAAACGGCTAAGTTCGATGGCATGCCCCGCAGTGCCATTCAATCCGGACACGTAGACTATATCTTGCCCCCCGAATTAATGCCCGACGAAATTTTTAATTTCGTAAAAGTAGCGCCCCTTACCCAGGAAATAACCGAAATTGTTAATACCCAGCAGGAAGATACCTTAAACCACATTCTGAATATTGTCCACGACCGTACCGGCTTAGATTTTGTCAATTACAAACGCCCTACCATTATCCGGCGGTTATCGCGCCGCATGGCCGTTACCCACATTAATAATCTTGTTGATTATTTAGACTATTTACAGTTGCACCCCGAAGAAGTAGAAACCATCAGTAAAGAATTTTTAATTGGGGTAACTAAATTTTTTCGCGACGAAGAAGCTTTTGAGGTAATTAAACGCAAGGTAATTCCCACCCTGGTGGAAGAAAAAAACACCACCGAACAACTCCGGATTTGGGTGGCCGGCTGTTCTACCGGCGAAGAAGCTTATTCCCTGGCCATATTGGTGCGCGAATACCTGGAGAAAATACAAAAAGAATTAGAGGTTAAAATTTTTGCTTCGGATATAGACCGCGAAGCTCTGGATTTTGGCCGCAAAGGATTGTATTCGTACAGCAGCTTAAACGACATATTGGAAGAAAGGCTTTTTAAACATTTTGTAAAAGAAGAGGGCAAGTTCCGGGTAGGCCAGCAAATCCGAAAAATGGTCATTTTTGCCCCGCATAACATTGTCAGCGACCCTCCTTTTAGCCGGGTAGATTTGGTGAGTTGCCGCAACATGCTCATTTACCTTAACCCGCTGCTACAGAAAAAAATCATCACCAAGTTTCATTATGCCTTGCAAGAAGGCGGCTACCTGTTTCTGGGTTCCAGCGAAAGTGTGGGCACGATGAAAAACTTTGTGGAAGTAAACAAAAAATGGAAAATATTTCGCAACGTAGAAAAATCGCGTTCTCCGGGCCTCGAAAATTTTTCTTCGAACCTAAGCCGGACGGATTACCAGGTGGCAGTTCCAAAATCTACTCGCGACTTAGGTCCTAAACTCGCCTTTAATCACCACCTAGCCGAAGCCTTGAATGAAACCGTTTTAGAAGAATTTGGGTATGCGGCCGTTTACGTCGATTTAAATTTTGAGGTGATGCACGGTGCCGGCGATTATAACAAATACCTAACCCTACCTGATAAAGCCCTTACCCTGAACCTGCTTAAAATGGTTCCGCCGGATTTAGCGTTAAGTTTAGGTACGCTGCTGCGCCAAGCTTTGCGCGAAAAAGAAAAAATAAATATCAACAAGGTACCCGTTCGCGATAAAGAAATACTACGGCACATTAACCTGGTAATTAAACCGTACCTGGAAGATAAAAAATTATTGCAAAAGTTTATATTAGTATTATTCTCCGAAGAAAAACCGGTTCCTTTAGTTATTGAAAACCCGGAAAAGTATTGGTACGAGCACCAAAACGAAGGCCGCTTAACCGAATTGGAAATGGAGCTGCAGCACACCAAAGACGATTTACAGGCGGTAGTAGAAGAACTCGAAACATCCAACGAAGAGCTGCAAAGCACCAACGAAGAGCTCCTCTCCTCTAACGAAGAATTGCAAAGTACCAACGAAGAACTGCAATCGTTAAACGAAGAATTGCACACGATTAACGCCGAGCATCAGTATAAAATTAAAATATTGATGGAGCTCGACGATGATTTAAACAATTACTTCCGGAGTACGAACATCAGCCAGATTTTTGTGGACCGCAAGCTCGAAATCCGGAAATATACCCCGGCGGCCACCGCCCAGATTAACCTTATTGAAAGCGACATTGGCCGTTCTATTTACCAGATATCCAACAATTTAAAATACAGTCATTTAATTGAAGATATCCGGCAAGCCATTTCTAACTTTAAAACCACTGAAAAAGAAGTTCAGGATAAGGATAACGTTTGGTATCAGATGCGGGTGCAGCCTTATATTACCCAGGATGGTAAAATAGACGGCGCCATTATTATTTTCATGAATATTCATGAAATAAAAACTTTGCATTTGCTGCAAGAGGGCATTCTGAATAGTTCGGTAAATTTTATTCAGGCGTTAAAAGCTGTTAGAAATAAATCTAACCGGATCGTAGACTTTGAATGGACTTTGATTAATGAACCCGCTCAGCAATTCTTAAATCGCTCCGAAGCCAATTTAATTGGCCACCGGTACCGGCAGGAATTTCCAAATTTAATGCCGCTTGATTTGTTCACGCAACTGGTGCAAGTAGTAGAAACCGGACAATTGCTGGAGACCGAAGTAGAGCTGGCCCACGACGATAGATGGTATTGGTTTTATATAATAGCCGTAAAATTAGACGATGGGCTGGTATTAACCTTAAACGACATTACCGAACGGAAACAAGCCGAAGCACAGATTGACCGCCAAGCCGAAGAAATTCGGGAAAATGCCGAAAAATTCCGGCTCCTCTCCGAAGCTATACCGCAACTTATCTGGCTCAGCCGGCCGGATGGTTCTACGGTTTGGTTTAATCAAAACTGGTTAAATTTTACGGGTCTTTCCATGAAGGAATCAAGCGATTGGGGCTGGACCCAGGCCATTCACCCGGAACAAGCCGCTGACGTGCAGGCAGCGTATTTGGCGGCGGTTCGCTCGGGCCAGGTTTTTGAAAAAGAAGTACTTATCCGGCGGCACGACGGAGCTTTCCGGTGGCATATCAACAATGCCGTTCCCATCCGTAACCCCGACGGCGAAGTTACTTCTTGGGTAGGCACCGCCACAAATATTCACGAGCAAAAAGAATTTATCCGGGAATTAGAAGAAAACCGGCATTTTATCCGGCAAGTGGCCGAAACTTCGCCCGATTTTATTTACGTGTTCGACCTGGTCGAGCAGAAAAACGTGTATTTAAACCAAAACCTCGCCGAAGCGCTGGGTTATACCCTGGACCAGGTTCTGGCCAGCAAAGAATTTGTTTTATTTAAATTTGTTCACCCGGAAGATAAACCCCAGTTAGAAGAATTTTTATCTGGTTTTTCGGATGTAGCAACCGGAGAAATCCGGGAACTTTTGTACCGCGTTTTCGATGCGCAGGGCAAGATCCGGTGGTTCCGCGATCGTTCCACTATTTTTAAACGCGACGAAAGCGGCCACACGAACCAAATTGTGGGTATTGCCCAGGATGTTACCGCCTACGTTACCGCCCAACAAACCTTAAAACGCGAAAAAGAATTTTCCGAAAACCTGCTCGATAACAGCATCGATGGTATTGTGGCCTTTGATAAAGATGCCTGCATTACCGCCTGGAACACCATGATGGAAGTGTATAATGGCATTTTAAAAGAAGAAGTACTGGGTAAAAATATATTTGATTTATTTCCGGAATACCATACCAACGAGGAAGGAAAAGCCGTGCATCAGGCGCTCCAAGGACAGAAAACGGTATTACACGATCATTCGTACGGTTTACGCGATGGCGCTATTATGAAACCAGTACGATTCCCCTTCAGAATGAAGCTGGTGAGGTAATTGGCGGCTTGAGCATTGTGCATGATATTACCGAACGCAAGCGCATGGAAGATGAACGCATTAACTCGAAATTAACGCAACAAAAAGCCATCTTAAATGCCATATTAGATACCCAGGAAGCAGAACGCAAACGCATCTCCGAAGCCTTGCACAACGGCCTGGGCCAATTGCTTTACGCCACTAAGTTACAACTCGGCGACATGCACCCGGAAAAACCGCTGGAGAAAGAACTGCAAACCAGCATTGATAACTTATTAAACGAAGCGATAAAAGAAACCCGCCAGCTTTCTTTTGAATTAATGCCTTCTATCCTGCGGGATTTTGGGCTGGAAGCCGCCATTGAAGAAATCTGTAAACGGGTATCGTCGTCTAAAATTCAGCTGCAGTGCGAAGTACTCGGTTTAAAAGACCGGCTCGATGAAATACTGGAAACGGCCATTTTCCGGATTTGCCAGGAATTGCTGAATAACATAATCAAACATTCGCAAGCCACCGAGGCCAGCATACAGCTCTTAAATCAAAAAACGAAAATTGTGTTACGCGTAGAAGACAACGGTATTGGTTTTGACCCGGAAAAATTAGATCGCACCGGCCTGGGCCTGAGCAGTATCCGCAACCGGCTCCAACTCATCGACGGCACCCTCGACATTGAATCCGAACCCGGCCAAGGTAGTTTGTTTACGATTAAGATTAATAAGAATAAGCTGAAGTAAGGTTAAATTGAGAAGATTGTCCCCCTTGGAAGGGGGTAGTGGGATGATTTTTTATTTCACATCTTTACTTAGTTTACTCGTTGTTACACTTTTTTATTCGATTTATTCCGTTTTTCCGTTGAGACTGTACCAGTCTCAATAAGGCAGTGCGGATGCGGTTCAACGGTCTGTGGTTGCCTCGTGGCCGGCGGGCCTCGTTTGACTCTCTCGGGCGGTTTAGCGAACCTTGGCTCACTGCGTTGCGCCCTGCTGCTGCGCAGCACCGGAACGCTAAAAGGCCCTCGATAGCCAAACTGGTATCAGTTGCCAGTAGTTGAAGCCTTTCTTATTTATGGCTTTCATATATTCATAATTTGTATCCTAAAATCCACGACTTAATCTAAATTATTGTTTTTTACCACCCGTGCCCCTTCTAAAATAGGAGGGAAGCTTGTTTTATGAATTTTATAAGATATTAAAATTAGAAGATACCGAGAAACTTTATCTCAATTACTAGTAATATCCGGAGTTATTAGCAACTGACACTAGTTTGGCTGTTGAGGGCCTTCTAAGGTTGTGGTGCTTTAGCATTCCGACGTAGGAGGAAAACAAGCTTAGACCGCCCGAGAGAGCCAAACGAGGCCTGCCGGCCATGAGGCATACAGGGTACGGTTTAAATTAGATAGCACCAATGCCTGGAGACTGGTACAGTCTCAACGGAAAAACGGAATAAATCGAATAAAAAAGTGTAACAACGAGTAAACTAAGTAAAGATGTGAAATAAAAAATCATCCCCCTACCCCCTTCCCAGGAGGACAATCTTCAAAATCTATATCACCTTATCGACATTGCTCCAATTTGATTCCAAAAGATAAATTAAATCTTACTTCTAAACCCCAAAACCGTCATTAAAGCAAATAATAAAGCCACAAAAAGCAGCGCTAGTCGCAACGTCTGCCAATCCGCGAGAAAACCAATAATGGGCGGCCCGAACAAAAAACCGGAGTACCCAACGGTGGTAACCATGGATAAACCCACTCCGGGTGGCAAACCGGGCGCATTACCGGCGGTACTGTAAGCAATAGGAACTACCGTGGCCAAACCTAAACCCACAATAAAAAACCCGGCAATTACCAGCCAGGCAACGGGAAAAGCCAAAGACAAAGCTAAACCCAGAAAAGCGATACTCCCACTGTAAATTAACAAACGCCGGTCGCCCAACATCGCGCGGGCCCGGTCGCCCAACAAGCGGCCAATGGTCATGGCCAGCGAAAATGCGGCTAAAGCCATAGGGGCTAAGGCTTGGGAAGAACGGGCAATATTTTCCATGTAGTTCGAGCTCCAGTCCGACATGGCCCCTTCCCCGGTCATGCCGCAAAAAGCAATAATACCAATGTTTAGAATAGCTTTGGTTGGTAAGCGAAACCCACTCCCTTCTTCTCCGGCCTGCGCCTGCGGCGTATCCCGAATTAAATGCTGAGAAGCCCAGCCAACGAGTAAAAGACTAATCAGTACTACGCTTAAAAAATGCGCGAACAAGCCCACACTGAACTTGGCGAACAAAGCCCCGCAGCCGGCCCCTATCATCATACCCACGCTAAACAAAGCATGAAACGACGACATAATGGGCTTTTGGTATTTTTGCTCCACCAACACCGCCTGCGCATTCATCGAAACATCCAGCAAACCCGCCGACACGCCCAGAAAATAAAATAAAATTCTTACCTGCCACACTTCCGGCAGCAAAGGAATAGGCGGCACCAACACACAAAAAATAATGGCTCCGAGTAAGGTAATAAAACGGCTGCTTTTTTTATGAATTAACCAACCGGTAAAGGGCATAGAACTAATAGCTCCCACCGAGACGAAGAGCAATACCAGCCCCAAAGATTTATTATTTAATTGGTAGAGTTCCTGAATACGCGGTAAACGGGCAATCCAATTCGCGTAAATAAAGCCGTTTATCAGAAAAATAATATTAACGGCCAGCCGATCTAATTTCATACTTTACCGGCGGCTTATACGGCTACCGGCGCTTTTATAGCCGGATGCGGATTATAATTTTCGAGTTTAAAATCATCGTAAGTAAAATCGAAGATAGAAGTAACCGCCGGATTTATAAGCATTTGCGGCAAAGAGCGGGGCTCGCGGCTGAGTTGCAGTTGGGCTTGTTCTAAATGGTTGAGGTACAAATGCGTATCGCCCCCGGTCCAGATAAATTCACCGGCTTGCAATCCGCATACCTGGGCCACCAGTAAAGTAAGCAAAGCGTAAGAAGCAATGTTAAACGGAACGCCTAAAAACACGTCGGCGCTGCGCTGGTACAATTGGCAGGATAATTTACCCTCGGCCACGTAAAACTGGAAGAACGCGTGGCAAGGCGGCAGTTTCATTTTATTGATTTCCGCTACGTTCCAGGCGCTCACTATCAACCGGCGCGAATCCGGGTTAACTTTAATCTGGTTAATTACTTGCGTAATTTGGTCGATGTGGCCGCCGTCGGGCGTAGGCCAGCACCGCCACTGCGAACCGTACACCGGACCTAAATTACCGTTTTCATCGGCCCATTCATCCCAAATGGATACGCCATTATCTTTTAAGTATTTTATATTAGTCTCCCCTTTTAAAAACCACAACAGCTCGTGAATAATCGATTTTAAATGCACTTTTTTGGTAGTTACCAACGGAAAGCCTTCCGCCAGATCAAAGCGCATCTGATAACCAAAAACGCTAAGAGTACCCGTGCCGGTCCGGTCGTCTTTCCGGGTTCCTTTTTGTATTATATGATCAATCAGGTCAAGATATTGCCGCATAGTTTTCTTTCTGGTAATTAAAATTTGGAATTAATTAAAAAATAAATAATCTCTTCGCCTCTCCATAACCCGGTTTCTCTTTTATTGTTTACCGACTAATTAATAGAAAACGATGACTGCTTAAAGCCAAAAATAAAAAAGTCTGCCGATAGTAGCAGACTTTTACCAAGCATATATTTTTAAATCTTAATTCAGCAGCGACACCTTAGGACAGGTCATGGTTTTGGCTACCATTACCCGGGCATTGACACCCGGACAAGCTTTTACTCTAACCGTACAAGTAGCCGCCGGAGTAACTTTAGTTAATTTTTTAGCGGTAATAATTTTAGTGGTTTTAACCTTAGCCGGTAAATCGGCAAACGAGATGGTATTTACCAGGATAGTGCCTTCTGAGGCAACATTGCCCGCATAAGCCAGAAAAGAAAGCAACAGGGCAAATTTTTTCATGATAAAAACCGTTTATAGTCAAACAATGAGGGTTATAATCGGGTTAATTACCTTAAATAAGGTTACTTATCTTTTTTGAAACGCCGCGTAGCGCGTAATATTTTAAAATGTTCTATAAAAAACTTAGTTATTGCGTACTCCTCTTTATATTTCTATTTACCTGCCTCAGTTTATTTTCTATTTCCCGGCTTCGGTTTGATTACAACTTCGATCATTTCTTCCCGAAACACGATCCGGAGCTGAGTTTTTACTTGAAGTACCGCGAAAAATT
This region includes:
- a CDS encoding chemotaxis protein CheB — translated: MFTDAHDIVVIGTSAGGMEAICKLLEQLPDEIPASIFIVQHLSIDSSSQHLVKRMAKHTGLQVKIAEHDDIILPHTVYLAPADRHILLTKKRILVVKGPRENQFRPAIDPLFRSAAAYHGSRVIGVILTGMMNDGTVGMEAIKRSGGFTVVQDPHDAEHPDMPRSAIRNVSIDYVVPVREMGTLLYQLSRTPSADSVTVPQDIIDEAQMVERVMTSSTMSSIKNMDALGNRASYSCPECGGGLWELNQGKVTRFRCHSGHAYNEESLLQNMNSALEETLWV
- a CDS encoding chemotaxis protein CheB; amino-acid sequence: MSNSEDKNAKDILPADANGKMQDKNPYVIGIGASAGGLQALQTLFEHIPPDSVSYVVVQHLLPDHRSILTEILARESVLKIQDAENGMPVQENQVYIMPPDKKITIRNNVLYLSERPDNTANYGSINTFFKSLAADKGNKAIGIVLSGTGTDGTEGIAAIKKAGGLVLVQDPETAKFDGMPRSAIQSGHVDYILPPELMPDEIFNFVKVAPLTQEITEIVNTQQEDTLNHILNIVHDRTGLDFVNYKRPTIIRRLSRRMAVTHINNLVDYLDYLQLHPEEVETISKEFLIGVTKFFRDEEAFEVIKRKVIPTLVEEKNTTEQLRIWVAGCSTGEEAYSLAILVREYLEKIQKELEVKIFASDIDREALDFGRKGLYSYSSLNDILEERLFKHFVKEEGKFRVGQQIRKMVIFAPHNIVSDPPFSRVDLVSCRNMLIYLNPLLQKKIITKFHYALQEGGYLFLGSSESVGTMKNFVEVNKKWKIFRNVEKSRSPGLENFSSNLSRTDYQVAVPKSTRDLGPKLAFNHHLAEALNETVLEEFGYAAVYVDLNFEVMHGAGDYNKYLTLPDKALTLNLLKMVPPDLALSLGTLLRQALREKEKININKVPVRDKEILRHINLVIKPYLEDKKLLQKFILVLFSEEKPVPLVIENPEKYWYEHQNEGRLTELEMELQHTKDDLQAVVEELETSNEELQSTNEELLSSNEELQSTNEELQSLNEELHTINAEHQYKIKILMELDDDLNNYFRSTNISQIFVDRKLEIRKYTPAATAQINLIESDIGRSIYQISNNLKYSHLIEDIRQAISNFKTTEKEVQDKDNVWYQMRVQPYITQDGKIDGAIIIFMNIHEIKTLHLLQEGILNSSVNFIQALKAVRNKSNRIVDFEWTLINEPAQQFLNRSEANLIGHRYRQEFPNLMPLDLFTQLVQVVETGQLLETEVELAHDDRWYWFYIIAVKLDDGLVLTLNDITERKQAEAQIDRQAEEIRENAEKFRLLSEAIPQLIWLSRPDGSTVWFNQNWLNFTGLSMKESSDWGWTQAIHPEQAADVQAAYLAAVRSGQVFEKEVLIRRHDGAFRWHINNAVPIRNPDGEVTSWVGTATNIHEQKEFIRELEENRHFIRQVAETSPDFIYVFDLVEQKNVYLNQNLAEALGYTLDQVLASKEFVLFKFVHPEDKPQLEEFLSGFSDVATGEIRELLYRVFDAQGKIRWFRDRSTIFKRDESGHTNQIVGIAQDVTAYVTAQQTLKREKEFSENLLDNSIDGIVAFDKDACITAWNTMMEVYNGILKEEVLGKNIFDLFPEYHTNEEGKAVHQALQGQKTVLHDHSYGLRDGAIMKPVRFPFRMKLVR
- a CDS encoding sensor histidine kinase, with the protein product MPLQNEAGEVIGGLSIVHDITERKRMEDERINSKLTQQKAILNAILDTQEAERKRISEALHNGLGQLLYATKLQLGDMHPEKPLEKELQTSIDNLLNEAIKETRQLSFELMPSILRDFGLEAAIEEICKRVSSSKIQLQCEVLGLKDRLDEILETAIFRICQELLNNIIKHSQATEASIQLLNQKTKIVLRVEDNGIGFDPEKLDRTGLGLSSIRNRLQLIDGTLDIESEPGQGSLFTIKINKNKLK
- a CDS encoding MFS transporter; its protein translation is MKLDRLAVNIIFLINGFIYANWIARLPRIQELYQLNNKSLGLVLLFVSVGAISSMPFTGWLIHKKSSRFITLLGAIIFCVLVPPIPLLPEVWQVRILFYFLGVSAGLLDVSMNAQAVLVEQKYQKPIMSSFHALFSVGMMIGAGCGALFAKFSVGLFAHFLSVVLISLLLVGWASQHLIRDTPQAQAGEEGSGFRLPTKAILNIGIIAFCGMTGEGAMSDWSSNYMENIARSSQALAPMALAAFSLAMTIGRLLGDRARAMLGDRRLLIYSGSIAFLGLALSLAFPVAWLVIAGFFIVGLGLATVVPIAYSTAGNAPGLPPGVGLSMVTTVGYSGFLFGPPIIGFLADWQTLRLALLFVALLFALMTVLGFRSKI
- a CDS encoding thymidylate synthase; protein product: MRQYLDLIDHIIQKGTRKDDRTGTGTLSVFGYQMRFDLAEGFPLVTTKKVHLKSIIHELLWFLKGETNIKYLKDNGVSIWDEWADENGNLGPVYGSQWRCWPTPDGGHIDQITQVINQIKVNPDSRRLIVSAWNVAEINKMKLPPCHAFFQFYVAEGKLSCQLYQRSADVFLGVPFNIASYALLTLLVAQVCGLQAGEFIWTGGDTHLYLNHLEQAQLQLSREPRSLPQMLINPAVTSIFDFTYDDFKLENYNPHPAIKAPVAV